Proteins co-encoded in one Juglans regia cultivar Chandler chromosome 16, Walnut 2.0, whole genome shotgun sequence genomic window:
- the LOC109022084 gene encoding uncharacterized protein LOC109022084: MAMKMAAMLRSAGGNIGCTLGLRRLSHIMAFPPPLDGIVDRGVTSQPFVLPEFDRDRDDDDNNNNSIGFEFPNFTYAGSMELMAVPKRKVSPHKRGIRNGPKALKPIPVIIRCKGCGRVKLPHFYCCSGNRGSVDEQNDATR; this comes from the exons ATGGCCATGAAAATGGCGGCGATGCTTCGGAGCGCCGGGGGTAACATAGGGTGCACGTTAGGGCTTCGGAGGTTGAGCCACATCATGGCTTTTCCTCCGCCGCTGGATGGGATCGTCGACCGTGGGGTCACATCTCAACCGTTCGTTTTGCCGGAGTTCGATCGGGACCGAGACGACGacgacaacaacaacaacagtaTCGGGTTCGAGTTCCCAAATTTTACTTACGCTGGATCTATGGAGCTGATGGCTGTCCCTAAGAGGAAG GTTTCTCCCCATAAGAGAGGCATAAGAAATGGACCAAAGGCCTTGAAACCTATTCCTGTGATAATACGGTGCAA GGGCTGTGGTCGGGTCAAGCTGCCCCACTTCTACTGTTGCAGTGGAAATAGAGGAAGTGTTGATGAGCAAAATGATGCAACCAGATGA